One window of Corynebacterium accolens genomic DNA carries:
- the msrA gene encoding peptide-methionine (S)-S-oxide reductase MsrA encodes MWMFKPEPKMVAAEDALPGRSEPVLDPAPHAVLNTPITGPWKDSQKSILIALGCFWGAEKMFWETDGVESTSVGYAGGTTPNPTYYEVCRGQTNHAETVEVTYDPEKISLRELVVKALEAHDPTQGFRQGNDVGTQYRSAFYPRTEEEREEIQEIVDSYADKLKDFGFGETTTEVKRLTDTDSGEYYLAEDEHQQYLHKVPNGYCPHHSTGVKCD; translated from the coding sequence ATGTGGATGTTTAAACCAGAGCCGAAGATGGTGGCTGCGGAAGATGCCTTGCCGGGCCGCAGCGAGCCGGTCTTGGACCCAGCCCCGCACGCGGTGCTGAATACTCCAATTACCGGTCCGTGGAAGGACAGCCAGAAATCGATCTTGATTGCCCTAGGCTGTTTCTGGGGCGCGGAGAAGATGTTCTGGGAAACAGATGGTGTTGAGTCCACCTCGGTTGGCTACGCCGGTGGCACGACCCCGAACCCCACGTATTATGAGGTCTGCCGCGGGCAAACCAACCATGCAGAAACCGTGGAGGTCACCTATGACCCGGAGAAGATCTCCTTGCGCGAGCTCGTGGTGAAGGCCTTGGAGGCGCACGATCCAACGCAGGGCTTCCGCCAAGGAAATGACGTGGGCACGCAGTACCGCTCCGCGTTTTATCCCCGCACCGAAGAAGAGCGGGAGGAAATCCAGGAAATCGTGGATAGCTACGCGGATAAGCTCAAAGATTTTGGCTTTGGGGAAACCACGACCGAGGTTAAACGCTTAACCGATACGGACTCTGGCGAGTACTACCTGGCCGAGGACGAGCACCAGCAATACCTGCACAAGGTGCCGAACGGTTACTGCCCGCACCACAGCACTGGTGTGAAGTGCGATTAG
- a CDS encoding superoxide dismutase: MAVYELPDLPYAYDALEPHISAEIMELHHDKHHATYVKGANAALEALEEERNGEANPDRIRALSKNLAFNLGGHTNHSIFWKNLSPNGGGQPTGELAEAIDRDFGSFEKFQAHFAGAATSLQGSGWAVLGYDHIADRLIIEQLTDQQGNVSVDFTPLLMLDMWEHAYYLQYKNVKGDYVKAAWNVFNWDDVAERFAAAKK; the protein is encoded by the coding sequence ATGGCTGTTTACGAACTTCCTGACCTCCCATACGCATACGACGCACTGGAGCCACACATCTCCGCAGAGATTATGGAGCTCCACCACGACAAGCACCACGCAACCTACGTGAAGGGTGCTAACGCTGCCCTCGAGGCACTGGAAGAAGAGCGCAACGGCGAGGCTAACCCAGACCGTATCCGCGCCCTGTCCAAGAACTTGGCATTCAACCTGGGTGGCCACACCAACCACTCCATCTTCTGGAAGAACCTGTCCCCGAACGGTGGCGGCCAGCCAACCGGCGAGCTGGCAGAGGCTATCGACCGCGACTTCGGTTCCTTCGAGAAGTTCCAGGCACACTTCGCTGGTGCTGCTACCTCCCTGCAGGGTTCCGGCTGGGCAGTGCTGGGTTACGACCACATCGCTGACCGCCTGATCATCGAGCAGCTCACTGACCAGCAGGGCAACGTTTCCGTTGACTTCACCCCGCTGCTCATGCTCGATATGTGGGAGCACGCTTACTACCTGCAGTACAAGAACGTGAAGGGTGACTACGTCAAGGCCGCTTGGAACGTCTTCAACTGGGACGACGTTGCAGAGCGTTTCGCTGCAGCTAAGAAGTAA
- a CDS encoding MFS transporter — protein MTRNRRATIAMLLLGLAVFSSLYTTQAILPTLVTDMGISHTEAAMTVSAATGALAICVVPASILSERYGRGRILLISAIAATILGLVVPLAQESWQLIALRGLQGAMLSGAPATAMAWLSEELEDNALPKAMGLYIAGNSVGGLTGRIIPAGLVEFSSWRWALLGSAVVSLAFAITCWLLLPAQRNFHPKEIHFRSELSAVFGHWANKDLATLFIVAFLSMGTFVSMYNFLTFRLTGDFGLSPALAGFTFLFYLSGTWSSARAGTLVARIGHGKTMVGSAALFTVGIILCAGNLVMTLIGMVCLTVGFFAVHSTASGWVGQLAIHDRAEASSMYVFCYYLGSSIVGALAGVLFDALTWHQFIACFTAFALALTALTWTKIKSD, from the coding sequence ATGACCAGAAACCGGCGCGCCACCATCGCCATGCTCCTGTTGGGTTTGGCGGTGTTTTCTAGCCTCTATACCACCCAAGCAATTTTGCCCACGTTGGTAACGGATATGGGCATCTCGCACACCGAGGCGGCCATGACTGTTTCGGCCGCCACCGGCGCGTTGGCTATCTGCGTGGTTCCTGCGTCCATTCTTTCTGAGCGCTATGGGCGCGGGCGCATCCTCCTCATTTCCGCCATCGCCGCCACCATCCTGGGCCTTGTTGTGCCCCTAGCCCAAGAGAGCTGGCAGCTCATTGCCCTGCGCGGGCTGCAGGGCGCGATGTTGTCCGGCGCCCCAGCTACCGCAATGGCCTGGCTTTCAGAAGAGCTCGAGGATAATGCCTTGCCTAAGGCGATGGGCCTTTATATCGCGGGTAATTCCGTGGGCGGGCTCACCGGCCGCATCATTCCCGCGGGCTTGGTGGAGTTTTCCTCGTGGCGCTGGGCGCTGCTCGGTTCCGCCGTAGTCTCCCTGGCCTTTGCCATCACCTGCTGGCTCCTCCTGCCCGCCCAGCGGAATTTTCACCCCAAGGAAATTCACTTCCGCTCCGAGCTGAGTGCGGTCTTTGGGCACTGGGCGAATAAGGATCTCGCCACGTTATTTATCGTTGCCTTTTTATCCATGGGCACGTTCGTGTCCATGTATAACTTCCTCACCTTCCGCCTAACCGGGGATTTCGGCCTATCGCCGGCACTGGCCGGTTTTACCTTCCTGTTTTATCTCTCCGGCACGTGGTCCTCGGCCAGGGCGGGCACGCTGGTCGCGCGCATTGGGCACGGTAAAACCATGGTCGGTTCCGCCGCGCTCTTTACCGTGGGCATTATCCTTTGCGCCGGCAACTTGGTCATGACGCTAATCGGCATGGTGTGCCTGACCGTCGGTTTCTTCGCGGTCCACTCCACAGCGTCTGGCTGGGTGGGGCAACTGGCCATCCACGACCGCGCCGAGGCGTCCTCGATGTACGTTTTCTGCTACTACCTGGGCTCTTCCATCGTGGGCGCGTTGGCAGGCGTGCTTTTCGATGCCCTCACCTGGCACCAATTCATCGCCTGCTTCACCGCCTTCGCGCTCGCGCTCACGGCGCTGACTTGGACCAAGATTAAATCCGACTAA
- a CDS encoding TM0106 family RecB-like putative nuclease has product MEDVVVASDLVGCRYRLAQRRAHPEIPRTRASIARAERHSAAVDAVMELFPRKAPGRFRRIDLEGDDWERAMATLEAIASGYTHITNAVFATEKWKVHVELLLREAGSYTPIIVSNHRVARKHPKKTTLAVPTHRLGLSEPMEVPYKGRHHAVDGYRLALAAEALEDMGLNSGRGGAIGQDRQQAFFTETAKFDVQRAWDKPLPTAPVRVKECASCRFWPLCEQELVAADDISLFLPGDRARPFRERGITTVQALIDANVGEPSRLAAAWRAGQTLLRRGDTSVPRADVEVDVDMEAYMDQGAYLWGAWFEGEYHPFVTWEPLGGRAEAENFAEFWRWLMQLRDTAHAEGKTFAAYCYSAHGENHWMRRSAQRFREVDEREVEDFISSPEWVDMFAYVKRSFAGPFGLGLKVVAPVAGFRWPEEDFDGEESVNARREALAGDMSVRQRLLDYNAGDVHATRIVREWMSAGAPGIPEL; this is encoded by the coding sequence GTGGAGGATGTCGTTGTAGCTTCGGATCTCGTTGGGTGCCGCTATCGCTTGGCGCAGCGGCGCGCCCACCCGGAGATTCCGCGCACCCGAGCCTCGATTGCTCGGGCCGAGCGCCACAGCGCCGCCGTAGACGCGGTCATGGAGTTATTCCCGCGTAAAGCCCCTGGCCGTTTCCGGCGCATCGATCTAGAAGGTGACGATTGGGAACGCGCCATGGCCACGCTGGAGGCCATTGCCTCCGGCTATACCCACATCACCAATGCGGTCTTTGCCACCGAAAAGTGGAAAGTGCACGTGGAATTGCTGTTGCGGGAGGCGGGCTCTTATACCCCCATTATTGTGAGCAACCACCGCGTGGCGCGCAAGCACCCAAAGAAGACCACGCTTGCCGTGCCCACCCACCGCCTTGGGTTGAGCGAGCCCATGGAGGTTCCGTATAAGGGCCGCCACCATGCCGTCGATGGCTATCGTTTGGCGCTCGCCGCCGAGGCCCTGGAAGATATGGGCCTGAACTCCGGGCGGGGCGGTGCGATAGGCCAAGACCGCCAGCAGGCCTTTTTCACGGAGACGGCGAAGTTTGACGTGCAGCGCGCCTGGGATAAGCCGCTGCCCACCGCGCCGGTGCGGGTCAAAGAGTGCGCTAGCTGCAGGTTCTGGCCCTTGTGCGAACAAGAACTGGTGGCGGCGGACGATATTTCCCTTTTCTTGCCGGGCGATCGCGCCCGCCCCTTTCGCGAGCGCGGCATTACCACGGTGCAGGCGCTTATCGATGCCAATGTGGGCGAGCCCTCCCGCCTCGCCGCCGCGTGGCGTGCCGGGCAGACGCTGCTGCGCCGCGGGGATACGTCGGTGCCGCGGGCGGATGTCGAGGTGGATGTGGACATGGAGGCCTACATGGACCAAGGCGCTTACCTGTGGGGCGCGTGGTTCGAGGGCGAGTACCACCCCTTCGTGACGTGGGAGCCGCTGGGCGGGCGCGCTGAGGCGGAGAACTTCGCCGAATTTTGGAGGTGGTTGATGCAGCTGCGCGATACAGCGCATGCGGAGGGCAAGACCTTTGCCGCTTATTGCTATTCCGCCCACGGCGAGAACCACTGGATGCGCCGCTCTGCGCAGCGCTTCCGGGAGGTGGATGAACGGGAAGTAGAAGACTTTATCTCTTCCCCAGAGTGGGTGGATATGTTTGCCTACGTGAAGAGATCCTTCGCGGGGCCCTTTGGGCTGGGGCTCAAAGTGGTGGCCCCAGTGGCGGGATTCCGGTGGCCGGAAGAGGACTTTGATGGCGAAGAATCCGTCAACGCGCGCCGAGAGGCCCTGGCCGGTGACATGAGCGTCCGGCAGCGCCTCTTGGACTATAACGCCGGCGATGTCCACGCCACCCGGATAGTGCGCGAGTGGATGAGCGCCGGCGCGCCGGGAATCCCAGAACTCTAG
- a CDS encoding DUF6474 family protein: MSILKKLKKARQEARAQAKAAKARAKAEVKAQSKDRRRQQKLLAKQEKHLLKTEEKGLKKRRKHEQKMAEKELEKLREGHFNAGKVKRYAGALRTAAPLLLPLVYRALVGLKSEKEKRKAHKAGVSSAEMASFSGYGAPLKARTAGIRNSLKDVDLPAGFKRDVRERLEEVDAAIDNAEFMTEQQRRRAHKTISGEIDSVTAEIQQRLGE; the protein is encoded by the coding sequence ATGAGTATCCTCAAGAAATTGAAAAAGGCTCGCCAGGAAGCACGCGCGCAGGCCAAGGCGGCGAAGGCGCGCGCCAAGGCTGAGGTAAAGGCCCAGTCGAAGGATCGTCGCCGCCAACAAAAGCTCCTTGCCAAGCAAGAAAAGCACCTTCTTAAGACCGAAGAAAAGGGTCTCAAAAAGCGCCGTAAACACGAACAGAAGATGGCGGAAAAGGAACTGGAAAAGCTGCGCGAGGGCCACTTTAATGCCGGCAAGGTCAAGCGCTATGCAGGTGCATTGCGCACCGCCGCCCCGCTTTTGCTTCCCCTCGTTTATCGCGCATTAGTGGGCCTTAAGTCCGAAAAAGAAAAGCGCAAGGCCCACAAGGCGGGCGTAAGTTCCGCAGAAATGGCCTCCTTTTCCGGCTACGGCGCCCCGCTCAAGGCCCGCACCGCCGGCATCCGTAATTCCCTCAAGGACGTGGATCTGCCCGCCGGCTTCAAGCGGGACGTGCGCGAGCGCCTCGAAGAGGTTGATGCCGCGATCGATAACGCCGAATTCATGACGGAGCAGCAGCGCCGCCGTGCGCATAAGACCATTAGCGGAGAGATCGATTCCGTTACCGCGGAGATTCAACAGCGCCTGGGCGAATAA
- a CDS encoding histone-like nucleoid-structuring protein Lsr2 translates to MARREITQFYDDLDNQLIGEDELEVVRFSVNGRSYLMDLSRDNARRFHEAIAPFVEAAHAAPDAESPQVDPRKVREWAQKQGHDVARRGKIPQNIIDAYNAAH, encoded by the coding sequence ATGGCACGCCGCGAAATCACGCAATTTTATGATGACCTTGATAATCAACTCATTGGTGAGGATGAATTAGAGGTAGTCCGGTTCAGCGTCAATGGGCGCAGCTACTTGATGGATCTATCCCGCGACAATGCCCGCCGCTTCCACGAGGCAATCGCCCCCTTTGTCGAGGCCGCACATGCCGCTCCCGATGCGGAATCCCCACAGGTCGATCCACGCAAGGTCCGCGAATGGGCGCAAAAGCAGGGCCATGACGTAGCACGCCGCGGCAAGATCCCCCAGAACATCATCGACGCCTACAACGCGGCCCACTAG
- a CDS encoding response regulator: MIRVLLADDHEIVRLGLRSVLEGAEDIDVVGEVATAEAAVSAAQAGGIDVILMDLRFGAGLEGTRVMGGVEATAQIRSSMSTPPKVLVITNYDTDADILGAIEAGAVGYLLKDAPPQELLDAVHSTAEGDSALSPIVADRLMTRVRTPRTSLTPRELEVLQLVAAGASNRQIGQDLMLSEATVKSHLVHIYDKLGVRSRTSAVAAAREQGVL; the protein is encoded by the coding sequence GTGATTCGGGTCCTTTTGGCAGATGACCACGAGATCGTGCGGCTGGGGCTGCGTTCGGTGCTCGAAGGCGCAGAAGATATCGACGTCGTGGGCGAGGTAGCGACGGCGGAGGCCGCTGTGTCCGCGGCGCAAGCAGGTGGTATCGATGTCATCCTCATGGACCTGCGATTCGGGGCGGGCCTCGAGGGAACGCGCGTGATGGGTGGCGTCGAAGCCACCGCGCAGATTCGCTCCTCCATGAGCACGCCGCCCAAGGTGCTGGTCATCACCAATTACGACACCGATGCGGATATCCTCGGCGCCATCGAAGCAGGCGCGGTGGGCTACCTCCTAAAAGACGCCCCGCCGCAGGAGCTTTTGGATGCCGTCCATTCGACGGCGGAGGGGGATTCGGCGCTTTCGCCCATCGTGGCCGATCGCCTGATGACCCGGGTTCGCACGCCCCGCACCTCGCTGACCCCGCGCGAGCTAGAGGTGTTGCAATTGGTGGCGGCGGGGGCCTCGAACCGGCAGATTGGCCAAGACCTCATGCTTTCTGAGGCCACGGTGAAATCCCACCTAGTGCACATTTATGACAAATTGGGCGTTCGCTCGCGTACCTCCGCGGTGGCGGCCGCCAGGGAGCAGGGCGTGCTTTAA
- a CDS encoding sensor histidine kinase, producing MSSTLDRDSDALRTGIHFLTAVLLVVGIFTSVKMPLSQSLINLLLLVGFAAVYFAGSIYAEQWPRPMHYLWISILTVLWGADLFVAPAAIYLVFVMYFLYLTVLDMAAGILCVIGATVLTIVVQIPGGLTFGGVMGPAVSALVTVAITYAFRTLSRMNRELIETRTQLAATERDAGMVAERQRIAHEIHDTLAQGLSSIQMLLHSADRDLDKGDIPAARRRIELARRAAADNLHEARAMIAALQPPTLTETSLEAALTRMAENFAATAGFQVEVDSEGAEQQLPMKIEAALLRIAQGAVGNIVKHAGASRARITVTYETDEVRVDVVDNGQGFEPATVESAPAGLGHIGLSAMRRRAQELGGDVVIESAPGEGTAVSVSMPLDKAVD from the coding sequence ATGAGCTCCACATTAGATCGGGATTCCGATGCGCTGCGCACCGGCATTCATTTCTTAACGGCGGTCCTGTTGGTGGTGGGTATTTTTACCTCGGTGAAAATGCCGCTATCCCAGTCCCTTATCAACCTATTGCTATTGGTGGGGTTCGCGGCGGTCTACTTTGCGGGATCGATCTATGCGGAGCAGTGGCCGCGGCCCATGCACTACCTGTGGATAAGCATCCTCACGGTGTTATGGGGCGCGGATCTATTCGTGGCTCCCGCCGCCATCTACCTGGTATTCGTCATGTACTTTTTGTACCTGACCGTGCTGGATATGGCTGCGGGTATCCTATGCGTGATTGGCGCTACCGTTCTTACCATCGTGGTGCAGATACCGGGAGGCTTGACCTTTGGCGGGGTGATGGGCCCGGCGGTCTCGGCACTGGTCACCGTGGCGATTACGTATGCGTTTCGCACCCTATCGCGCATGAACCGGGAGCTCATAGAAACCCGCACGCAGTTGGCGGCCACGGAACGAGATGCCGGCATGGTGGCCGAGCGCCAGCGCATCGCCCACGAGATTCATGACACCTTGGCCCAGGGATTGTCATCGATTCAGATGCTCCTGCACTCCGCCGACCGGGATCTGGATAAGGGAGACATTCCCGCCGCCCGCCGGCGCATTGAGCTTGCGCGGCGGGCCGCCGCGGATAACCTGCATGAAGCGCGGGCCATGATTGCTGCGCTTCAGCCGCCCACTCTAACGGAGACGTCCCTCGAGGCGGCGCTGACGCGCATGGCGGAAAACTTCGCCGCTACGGCGGGGTTCCAGGTGGAGGTCGACAGCGAGGGTGCGGAGCAACAGCTGCCGATGAAAATAGAGGCGGCGCTATTGCGGATTGCACAGGGGGCGGTGGGGAACATCGTCAAGCATGCCGGTGCCAGCCGCGCCCGGATCACCGTCACCTATGAAACCGACGAGGTGCGCGTGGATGTGGTGGATAATGGGCAGGGTTTTGAGCCCGCGACGGTGGAAAGCGCGCCTGCGGGGCTGGGGCATATTGGCCTATCTGCCATGCGGCGCCGCGCGCAGGAGCTAGGCGGCGATGTGGTCATAGAATCCGCGCCGGGGGAGGGCACGGCTGTGTCAGTTAGTATGCCCTTGGATAAGGCGGTAGATTAA
- a CDS encoding DUF2020 domain-containing protein translates to MRKSLLVLLAVTGIGIAGCQTEQADQTEPEHEVASESAAVNVEQTAEVNEWSDCPYIDPGWLENTNGERLTKQGIDTRFPIPACVFWSYQDNPQATVIVRDLPTVEDARAAVDWAAPIDATEPASFAGWEGGRGIVNEQAVYAVQKDTHAVLVWSNQQQTFKSEQIAQEAIANLGL, encoded by the coding sequence ATGCGCAAAAGCCTACTTGTCCTTCTCGCCGTGACCGGAATAGGGATCGCGGGATGCCAGACCGAACAAGCAGACCAGACCGAACCGGAACACGAGGTGGCATCGGAAAGCGCCGCCGTCAACGTGGAACAGACCGCAGAGGTCAACGAGTGGAGCGACTGTCCCTATATCGATCCCGGCTGGTTGGAAAATACCAATGGCGAGCGCCTTACCAAGCAGGGCATCGACACTCGCTTTCCCATCCCCGCGTGTGTCTTTTGGTCCTATCAAGACAACCCGCAAGCTACCGTTATCGTGCGCGATTTGCCCACCGTAGAAGACGCCCGCGCCGCGGTGGATTGGGCCGCGCCAATCGATGCCACCGAGCCCGCCTCCTTTGCAGGCTGGGAGGGCGGACGGGGCATCGTCAATGAGCAGGCCGTCTACGCCGTGCAAAAGGACACCCACGCGGTGCTGGTGTGGAGCAATCAGCAACAAACCTTCAAGTCCGAGCAGATTGCCCAAGAAGCCATTGCCAATTTAGGGCTTTAA
- a CDS encoding class E sortase — MTKVLGELMLTIGVVLVLFAFYEAYWTNVESGRLQDEANAKLEQQWRNPREKMDPDLGEAFAQMRIPAFGSDYHFAIIQGTDDDDLLRGPGHYEDTQMPGETGNFAVAGHRVGKGAPFNDLGSLHTCDDIIIETQTEKITYKVLPIDGEHADCFDEVPEEYSHVAGRHITTPGDVSVIDPVPGTEADPTRGMLTLTTCHPQFSNAERMIVHAMEVGKEAK; from the coding sequence ATGACTAAAGTTCTTGGGGAACTCATGCTTACCATTGGCGTGGTTTTGGTCCTCTTTGCATTCTATGAAGCCTATTGGACAAATGTGGAATCAGGGCGGCTACAGGACGAGGCCAATGCGAAGCTGGAACAGCAGTGGCGCAACCCACGGGAGAAAATGGACCCAGATTTGGGAGAGGCTTTCGCGCAGATGCGCATCCCTGCCTTTGGTTCGGATTATCACTTTGCCATCATCCAAGGCACGGATGACGATGATCTTCTGCGCGGCCCTGGCCACTATGAAGACACACAAATGCCAGGTGAGACGGGGAATTTTGCGGTGGCTGGGCACCGCGTGGGCAAGGGTGCCCCATTCAATGACTTGGGTTCCTTGCATACCTGCGATGACATCATCATCGAAACCCAAACGGAAAAGATTACCTACAAGGTGCTGCCCATCGATGGCGAGCACGCAGATTGCTTCGATGAAGTACCAGAAGAATATAGCCATGTTGCCGGCCGGCATATCACCACGCCTGGCGATGTCTCAGTGATCGACCCCGTGCCGGGAACTGAAGCGGACCCCACGCGGGGAATGCTGACCCTCACCACTTGTCACCCACAATTTTCCAACGCCGAGCGCATGATTGTGCACGCGATGGAAGTTGGAAAGGAAGCTAAGTAA
- the yidC gene encoding membrane protein insertase YidC, producing MFEVFMYPVSGIMKFWHWLIGSFVDESTAWLVSIILLVITVRGIVSPLNWMALRSGRISVLMRPESTRINEQMNHAETTEEMAELIQKQQDLSKSYNYKPAAGCIPPLITIPAFLGLYQVILRMSNIEQGSSTVGMLDAADVAAFRETTYSGVPITDFARDHGDLLNPIVIAAIAFTLANSIISVVRSFLTTQFDQKVNRRIFIIIGILLIVAPILLWYLAHSGPLPVAIILYWGWAYLFTLVQTIVFEIMLHKRYPLTEEVHEMRRESIRAWRQKDKKPALSKEEKKRVNRLRLEARKYLKSNNQQEGPTASE from the coding sequence ATGTTCGAAGTCTTCATGTACCCGGTTTCCGGAATCATGAAATTCTGGCATTGGCTTATCGGTAGCTTCGTCGATGAATCCACCGCCTGGCTTGTTTCCATCATCCTGCTGGTTATTACCGTCCGCGGTATCGTCTCCCCGCTGAACTGGATGGCACTGCGCTCCGGTCGCATCAGCGTCCTCATGCGCCCAGAAAGCACGCGGATTAACGAGCAGATGAATCACGCCGAAACCACCGAGGAGATGGCGGAGCTCATCCAAAAACAGCAGGATTTGTCCAAGAGCTATAACTACAAGCCTGCTGCCGGCTGTATTCCCCCACTGATTACGATCCCCGCCTTCCTTGGCTTGTACCAAGTCATCTTGCGCATGTCGAATATCGAACAGGGCTCGTCCACGGTGGGCATGCTTGACGCTGCCGATGTCGCAGCCTTCCGGGAGACCACCTACTCCGGGGTCCCCATCACGGACTTCGCCCGCGATCACGGCGATCTGCTCAACCCAATCGTGATTGCCGCCATTGCCTTTACCCTGGCCAACTCCATCATTTCCGTGGTGCGCAGCTTCCTCACCACGCAATTTGATCAAAAGGTCAACCGGCGGATCTTCATTATCATCGGCATCCTGCTGATTGTGGCGCCCATCTTGCTCTGGTACCTGGCCCATAGCGGTCCGCTTCCCGTCGCCATCATCCTGTACTGGGGTTGGGCTTACCTCTTCACGCTGGTCCAAACCATCGTCTTTGAGATCATGCTGCACAAGCGCTACCCGCTCACGGAAGAAGTCCACGAGATGCGCCGCGAGAGCATCCGCGCATGGCGCCAGAAAGATAAAAAGCCCGCCCTTTCCAAGGAGGAGAAGAAGCGGGTCAACCGGCTGCGCCTGGAGGCGCGAAAATACCTTAAATCGAATAATCAGCAGGAGGGGCCGACAGCATCTGAGTAG
- a CDS encoding TetR/AcrR family transcriptional regulator codes for MAEKKSRRNRPSPRSRLLESATKLFKTEGIRVIGIDRILREADVAKASLYSLFGSKDALVIAYVESLDEQFRQDWEQRTAAMQDPDQKILAFFDKVIEEEPEEGFRGSHFLNAAGEYPRPETDSERGIVAACMQHRNWVHSTLTALLTERNGYPSASQASQLLIFLDGGLAGARLTKEAGPLYTARELATQMLSAPPADYSI; via the coding sequence ATGGCAGAGAAGAAGTCGCGCCGCAATCGGCCCAGCCCGCGAAGCAGGCTGCTGGAATCTGCAACCAAGCTCTTTAAAACCGAGGGCATTCGCGTCATCGGCATTGACCGCATCTTGCGCGAAGCGGATGTGGCCAAGGCGTCCCTATATTCCTTGTTTGGCTCCAAGGATGCCTTGGTCATTGCCTATGTAGAGTCTTTGGACGAGCAGTTCCGCCAGGACTGGGAGCAGCGGACGGCTGCCATGCAGGATCCGGATCAGAAGATTTTGGCCTTTTTTGACAAGGTTATTGAGGAAGAGCCGGAAGAAGGTTTTCGCGGCTCGCACTTCTTGAATGCAGCGGGCGAGTACCCGCGGCCGGAAACGGATTCAGAGCGCGGCATCGTTGCGGCTTGCATGCAGCATCGCAATTGGGTGCACTCCACCTTGACGGCGCTGTTGACGGAGCGCAATGGCTATCCCTCGGCTTCTCAAGCAAGCCAGCTCTTGATTTTCCTTGATGGAGGTCTCGCCGGAGCCCGCTTGACCAAGGAAGCCGGGCCGCTATATACGGCCCGCGAGCTGGCTACTCAGATGCTGTCGGCCCCTCCTGCTGATTATTCGATTTAA
- a CDS encoding GlsB/YeaQ/YmgE family stress response membrane protein, translated as MGLGLGLFTSIIVGIIAGWLAEKIMKRDHGLFTNLVVGVIGGLIGGIIIQLLNIEASGGWIFSIVAATAGACILLWIVDKVKQ; from the coding sequence ATGGGACTAGGTTTAGGTCTATTCACCTCAATCATTGTTGGTATCATCGCCGGTTGGCTGGCAGAGAAGATTATGAAGCGTGACCACGGGTTGTTTACCAACCTAGTGGTGGGTGTTATCGGCGGCCTCATCGGTGGCATCATCATCCAGCTGCTGAATATTGAGGCTAGCGGTGGGTGGATCTTCTCCATCGTCGCGGCCACCGCGGGTGCTTGTATTTTGCTGTGGATTGTGGACAAAGTGAAGCAATAA
- a CDS encoding universal stress protein — protein MAKEDIVVVAVDGSDASKNAVRWAANTAMKREIPLRIASSYTIPQFLYAEGMVPPKDLYDDLQDETLEKIEEARAIAHEVAPELKIGHTIAEGSPIDMLLEMSHDVTMVVMGSRGMGGLSGMVMGSVSAAVVSHAACPVVVVREDNNVTDSTKYGPVVVGVDGSEVSQKATSYAFREAQARGAALVAVHTWMDMQIQASLAGLSAAQSEWAEIEKEQAEVLEENLKEPREEFPDVEVKKQITRDRPVRALTEASEGAQLLVVGSHGRGGFKGMVLGSTSRALLQSAPCPMMVVRPDDEG, from the coding sequence ATGGCTAAGGAAGACATTGTAGTCGTCGCCGTCGACGGCTCTGACGCCTCAAAGAACGCCGTCCGTTGGGCAGCAAATACGGCGATGAAGAGGGAAATCCCCCTGCGCATCGCATCGAGCTATACTATACCGCAGTTCCTGTATGCAGAAGGTATGGTCCCGCCGAAGGACCTCTACGATGATTTGCAGGATGAAACCCTGGAAAAGATCGAGGAAGCCCGTGCAATCGCTCACGAGGTAGCCCCAGAGCTCAAGATTGGGCACACCATCGCAGAGGGTTCTCCTATCGACATGCTGCTGGAAATGTCTCATGACGTCACCATGGTCGTGATGGGTTCGCGCGGCATGGGCGGCCTGTCCGGCATGGTCATGGGCTCTGTTTCCGCCGCGGTTGTTTCCCACGCTGCTTGCCCGGTAGTCGTGGTTCGTGAAGATAATAACGTCACCGATTCCACCAAGTACGGCCCCGTTGTCGTTGGTGTGGACGGTTCCGAGGTCTCTCAGAAGGCCACCTCCTATGCTTTCCGCGAGGCTCAGGCTCGCGGCGCGGCCCTCGTTGCCGTGCACACCTGGATGGATATGCAAATCCAGGCATCCCTTGCCGGCCTTTCTGCGGCTCAGTCTGAGTGGGCAGAAATTGAAAAAGAGCAGGCCGAGGTGCTGGAAGAAAACCTGAAGGAACCGCGCGAAGAGTTCCCAGATGTTGAGGTAAAGAAGCAGATCACCCGTGACCGCCCCGTCCGCGCGTTGACGGAGGCTTCCGAAGGCGCTCAGCTTCTCGTCGTTGGTTCCCACGGTCGTGGTGGGTTCAAGGGCATGGTCCTTGGCTCTACTTCCCGCGCGTTGCTGCAGTCTGCACCGTGCCCGATGATGGTGGTGCGCCCGGACGACGAAGGCTAA